In Vespula pensylvanica isolate Volc-1 chromosome 16, ASM1446617v1, whole genome shotgun sequence, the following proteins share a genomic window:
- the LOC122634981 gene encoding cytochrome P450 4c3-like isoform X1, whose amino-acid sequence MNENGVLSKESNDNNNNTKKRLALLDLLIASSLNGNQIDEKGIREEVDTFMFGGHDTTASTLSFALSLFAKHKDVQERIRGEVNTVMKEENNELTILELQKLSYLKMCIKESLRLYLSVHAIFRHISQDLQLKNYVIPASAICHVNIHSIHRNPKYWPNPNVFNPDRFLPENMKGRNPYSYIPFSAGSRNCIGQKYATLELKIMVAHILHNFYLESVDDVQMIDLTLHPFKPLRLKFTPIK is encoded by the exons ATGAATGAGAATGGCGTTTTATCCAAAGAATcaaacgataacaataata ATACGAAGAAAAGACTTGCTTTGTTAGATCTACTTATTGCCAGTTCTCTAAACGGTAATCAAATCGATGAGAAAGGAATTCGAGAAGAAGTCGATACTTTCATGTTCGGG GGTCATGACACTACAGCATCGACGTTGTCCTTTGCTTTGTCTCTTTTTGCAAAACACAAAGATGTCCAG GAACGTATAAGAGGGGAAGTGAACACGgttatgaaagaagaaaataacgaactGACGATTTTGGAACTACAAAAATTGTCGTACTTGAAGATGTGTATAAAAGAATCACTTCGTTTATATCTAAGCGTTCATGCTATATTTCGTCATATATCTCAGGATTTACAGCTga AAAATTATGTAATCCCAGCTAGTGCGATCTGTCATGTAAACATTCATAGCATACACAGAAATCCAAAATATTGGCCAAATCCTAATGTTTTCAATCCTGATAGATTCTTACCGGAAAATATGAAAGGACGTAATCCTTACTCGTATATACCATTTAGTGCAGGTTCAAGAAATTGTATCG GTCAAAAATACGCTACGCTCGAACTTAAAATAATGGTAGCTCATATATTGcacaatttttatttggaatCGGTTGATGATGTACAAATGATAGATCTTACTCTGCATCCGTTCAAACCACTTCGACTAAAATTTACACctataaaatag
- the LOC122634981 gene encoding cytochrome P450 4C1-like isoform X2, with protein sequence MRMAFYPKNQTITIIIYTKKRLALLDLLIASSLNGNQIDEKGIREEVDTFMFGGHDTTASTLSFALSLFAKHKDVQERIRGEVNTVMKEENNELTILELQKLSYLKMCIKESLRLYLSVHAIFRHISQDLQLKNYVIPASAICHVNIHSIHRNPKYWPNPNVFNPDRFLPENMKGRNPYSYIPFSAGSRNCIGQKYATLELKIMVAHILHNFYLESVDDVQMIDLTLHPFKPLRLKFTPIK encoded by the exons ATGAGAATGGCGTTTTATCCAAAGAATcaaacgataacaataataatat ATACGAAGAAAAGACTTGCTTTGTTAGATCTACTTATTGCCAGTTCTCTAAACGGTAATCAAATCGATGAGAAAGGAATTCGAGAAGAAGTCGATACTTTCATGTTCGGG GGTCATGACACTACAGCATCGACGTTGTCCTTTGCTTTGTCTCTTTTTGCAAAACACAAAGATGTCCAG GAACGTATAAGAGGGGAAGTGAACACGgttatgaaagaagaaaataacgaactGACGATTTTGGAACTACAAAAATTGTCGTACTTGAAGATGTGTATAAAAGAATCACTTCGTTTATATCTAAGCGTTCATGCTATATTTCGTCATATATCTCAGGATTTACAGCTga AAAATTATGTAATCCCAGCTAGTGCGATCTGTCATGTAAACATTCATAGCATACACAGAAATCCAAAATATTGGCCAAATCCTAATGTTTTCAATCCTGATAGATTCTTACCGGAAAATATGAAAGGACGTAATCCTTACTCGTATATACCATTTAGTGCAGGTTCAAGAAATTGTATCG GTCAAAAATACGCTACGCTCGAACTTAAAATAATGGTAGCTCATATATTGcacaatttttatttggaatCGGTTGATGATGTACAAATGATAGATCTTACTCTGCATCCGTTCAAACCACTTCGACTAAAATTTACACctataaaatag
- the LOC122634978 gene encoding phosphatidylinositol N-acetylglucosaminyltransferase subunit A isoform X1 — protein sequence MMNLQHKICMVSDFFYPNMGGVEEHIFNLSQCLLERGHKVVVLTHSYKDRIGIRYMTNGLKVYYIPVKVFYNQCILPTMICSIPLIRYILIREEIEIIHGHSAFSALAHEGMLIGRLMGLKTVFTDHSLFGFADASAILTNKFLEISLADCNHCICVSHIGKENTVLRAKVHKEKVSVIPNAVDTMLFTPDINKRSNDFITIVVVSRLVYRKGVDLLAHVIPEICSRHKKVNFLIGGDGPKRWLIEEIRERNLLQHRVTLLGSLEHAQVKHVLNKGHIFLNTSLTEAYCMAIVEAASCGLQVVSTKVGGIPEVLPPDLIYLVEPTVPDLIKGLEQAMSDYMKGNISHPFDVHRRISLFYNWFSISKRTEIVYNLVSNEAKKNLGQQLTSYIQSGVLPYLLVVSLCYIILKILEYMVPREYIDIVKDYKGKHIASSKERK from the exons ATGATGAATTTACAACATAAAATATG CATGGTATCTGACTTTTTCTATCCCAATATGGGTGGTGTTGAAGagcatatatttaatttgtcaCAATGTTTATTAGAACGAGGACATAAGGTTGTGGTATTAACACATTCGTATAAAGATCGAATTGGAATACGTTATATGACCAATGGATTAAAG gtatattatattccagtcaaagtattttataatcaatgtATTTTGCCAACAATGATATGTTCTATTCCTCTAATTCGATATATACTCAttagagaagaaatagaaataatacatGGACACTCTGCATTTTCTGCCTTAGCACACGAAGGAATGTTAATTGGCAGATTAATGGGGTTAAAg acaGTATTCACAGATCATTCATTGTTTGGTTTTGCAGATGCATCTgctattttaacaaataagtTTTTAGAGATTTCTTTAGCAGATTGTAATcattgtatatgtgtatcgcatataggaaaagaaaatactgtTTTGCGAGCAAAAgttcataaagaaaaagtatctgTTATTCCAAATGCTGTGGATACCATGCTTTTCACACCAGATATTAACAAACGAAGTAATGATTTCA TTACTATAGTAGTAGTATCACGATTAGTATATCGAAAAGGTGTAGATCTTCTAGCTCATGTAATACCAGAAATATGTTCGCgacataaaaaagtaaatttcttAATTGGAGGAGATGGTCCAAAACGATGGCTTATAGAAgaaatacgagaaagaaatttattacagCACAGAGTTACATTGCTTGGAAGTTTGGAACATGCTCAGGTCAAACATGTTTTAAATAAAggtcatatatttttaaataccaGTCTCACAGAAGCTTATTGTATGGCAATTGTTGAAGCTGCTTCTTGTgg TTTACAAGTCGTATCTACTAAAGTTGGAGGAATACCTGAAGTGTTACCTCCAGATTTGATTTATTTGGTGGAACCAACAGTACCAGATCTTATTAAAGGATTAGAACAAGCTATGTCTGACTAtatgaaaggaaatataagTCATCCATTTGACGTGCATAGAAGaataagtttattttataattggtTCAGTATCAGTAAAAGAACTGAAATTGTTTACAATTTAGTCTCCAatgaagcaaagaaaaatttagGTCAACAATTAACTAGTTATATTCAGAGTGGTGTATTACCATATCTACTAGTTGTATCACTGtgttatatcatattaaaaattttagaatATATGGTTCCTAGAGAg TATATTGACATTGTAAAGGACTATAAAGGAAAACATATAGCATcatcaaaggaaagaaagtaa
- the LOC122634978 gene encoding phosphatidylinositol N-acetylglucosaminyltransferase subunit A isoform X2 encodes MICSIPLIRYILIREEIEIIHGHSAFSALAHEGMLIGRLMGLKTVFTDHSLFGFADASAILTNKFLEISLADCNHCICVSHIGKENTVLRAKVHKEKVSVIPNAVDTMLFTPDINKRSNDFITIVVVSRLVYRKGVDLLAHVIPEICSRHKKVNFLIGGDGPKRWLIEEIRERNLLQHRVTLLGSLEHAQVKHVLNKGHIFLNTSLTEAYCMAIVEAASCGLQVVSTKVGGIPEVLPPDLIYLVEPTVPDLIKGLEQAMSDYMKGNISHPFDVHRRISLFYNWFSISKRTEIVYNLVSNEAKKNLGQQLTSYIQSGVLPYLLVVSLCYIILKILEYMVPREYIDIVKDYKGKHIASSKERK; translated from the exons ATGATATGTTCTATTCCTCTAATTCGATATATACTCAttagagaagaaatagaaataatacatGGACACTCTGCATTTTCTGCCTTAGCACACGAAGGAATGTTAATTGGCAGATTAATGGGGTTAAAg acaGTATTCACAGATCATTCATTGTTTGGTTTTGCAGATGCATCTgctattttaacaaataagtTTTTAGAGATTTCTTTAGCAGATTGTAATcattgtatatgtgtatcgcatataggaaaagaaaatactgtTTTGCGAGCAAAAgttcataaagaaaaagtatctgTTATTCCAAATGCTGTGGATACCATGCTTTTCACACCAGATATTAACAAACGAAGTAATGATTTCA TTACTATAGTAGTAGTATCACGATTAGTATATCGAAAAGGTGTAGATCTTCTAGCTCATGTAATACCAGAAATATGTTCGCgacataaaaaagtaaatttcttAATTGGAGGAGATGGTCCAAAACGATGGCTTATAGAAgaaatacgagaaagaaatttattacagCACAGAGTTACATTGCTTGGAAGTTTGGAACATGCTCAGGTCAAACATGTTTTAAATAAAggtcatatatttttaaataccaGTCTCACAGAAGCTTATTGTATGGCAATTGTTGAAGCTGCTTCTTGTgg TTTACAAGTCGTATCTACTAAAGTTGGAGGAATACCTGAAGTGTTACCTCCAGATTTGATTTATTTGGTGGAACCAACAGTACCAGATCTTATTAAAGGATTAGAACAAGCTATGTCTGACTAtatgaaaggaaatataagTCATCCATTTGACGTGCATAGAAGaataagtttattttataattggtTCAGTATCAGTAAAAGAACTGAAATTGTTTACAATTTAGTCTCCAatgaagcaaagaaaaatttagGTCAACAATTAACTAGTTATATTCAGAGTGGTGTATTACCATATCTACTAGTTGTATCACTGtgttatatcatattaaaaattttagaatATATGGTTCCTAGAGAg TATATTGACATTGTAAAGGACTATAAAGGAAAACATATAGCATcatcaaaggaaagaaagtaa